One part of the Triticum aestivum cultivar Chinese Spring unplaced genomic scaffold, IWGSC CS RefSeq v2.1 scaffold203571, whole genome shotgun sequence genome encodes these proteins:
- the LOC123176979 gene encoding wax ester synthase/diacylglycerol acyltransferase 7-like encodes MEATADLATPSSRPLSVRVSAETECADNSMAEEPMSPTGRGMEEMGICIVFVMGLGTPVNLPVFRAGIETELIARLPRLRSILVMDESTNDGKPRWVQTTVNVDDHIVVPTLDPAAVASDPEKAVEDYVASLSLLSMDRRRPLWEFHFLNFPTSEAASTVVLRLHHSIGDGMCITTLLVASSLSAADPARVPAMPPAPKRTGPIYQVPPRPPLSSGDYLALLAWVWSYFVLAWHTLVDMALIIATVMFLSDPQTLFMRAPDSKESLHRKRFVHRSLSFDDVKLIKTAMNCVRKATQPLS; translated from the exons ATGGAAGCAACAGCGGACCTAGCCACTCCGTCAAGCCGTCCGCTCTCTGTCCGCGTGTCGGCGGAGACAGAATGTGCTGACAATTCCATGGCCGAAGAACCAATGAGCCCTACTGGAAGAGGCATGGAAGAGATGGGTATCTGCATCGTCTTTGTGATGGGGCTCGGCACGCCCGTGAACCTGCCCGTCTTCCGTGCCGGCATTGAAACAGAACTAATTGCCCGTTTGCCACGCTTACGCAGTATTCTA GTAATGGACGAGTCCACCAATGATGGCAAGCCGCGATGGGTGCAAACGACAGTGAATGTGGACGACCACATCGTCGTCCCAACGCTGGATCCTGCTGCCGTGGCATCCGACCCAGAAAAGGCAGTGGAGGACTACGTGGCGTCGCTGTCCCTACTCTCGATGGATAGACGCCGCCCGCTCTGGGAGTTCCACTTCCTCAACTTTCCAACCTCTGAGGCGGCCTCCACGGTGGTGCTCCGCCTGCACCACTCCATTGGTGACGGCATGTGCATTACTACGCTCCTTGTAGCGTCGTCGCTCAGTGCAGCTGACCCGGCGAGGGTGCCAGCGATGCCGCCAGCACCCAAGCGAACAGGTCCAATCTACCAGGTGCCACCACGGCCTCCGCTGTCTTCAGGCGATTACCTAGCACTCCTCGCATGGGTTTGGTCGTATTTTGTACTGGCGTGGCACACACTGGTGGACATGGCGTTGATTATCGCGACGGTAATGTTCTTGAGTGATCCACAGACATTGTTCATGCGTGCGCCAGACAGTAAGGAGTCTCTTCACCGCAAGCGTTTCGTGCATCGGAGCCTTAGCTTTGACGATGTCAAACTCATCAAGACTGCCATGAACTGCGTACGTAAAGCTACTCAACCTTTATCATGA